One Haemorhous mexicanus isolate bHaeMex1 chromosome 9, bHaeMex1.pri, whole genome shotgun sequence DNA segment encodes these proteins:
- the FUBP1 gene encoding far upstream element-binding protein 1 isoform X1, whose amino-acid sequence MADYSTVPPPAAGAPGGGGGGAGGVNDAFKDALQRARQIAAKIGGDAGTAMNSNDYGYGGQKRPLEDGDQPDAKKVAPQNDSFGNQLPPMHQQQRSVMTEEYKVPDGMVGFIIGRGGEQISRIQQESGCKIQIAPDSGGLPERSCMLTGTPESVQSAKRLLDQIVEKGRPAPGFHHGDGPGNAVQEIMIPASKAGLVIGKGGETIKQLQERAGVKMVMIQDGPQNTGADKPLRITGDPYKVQQAKEMVLELIRDQGGFREVRNEYGSRIGGNEGIDVPIPRFAVGIVIGRNGEMIKKIQNDAGVRIQFKPDDGTTPDRIAQITGPPDRCQHAAEIITDLLRSVQAGNPGGPGPGGRGRGRGQGNWNMGPPGGLQEFNFIVPTGKTGLIIGKGGETIKSISQQSGARIELQRNPPPNADPNMKMFTIRGTPQQIDYARQLIEEKIGGPVNPLGPPVPHGPHGVVPGPHGPPGPPGPGAPMGPYNPAPYNPGPPGPAPHGPPAPYAPQGWGNAYPHWQPPNPPDPGKPGTDPNSAAWAAYYAHYYQQQAQPPPAAPPGGPATTQTNGQGDQPNPAPAGQVDYTKAWEEYYKKMGQAVPAPAGAPPGGQPDYSAAWAEYYRQQAAYYAQTSPQGMPQHPPAPQTFNHH is encoded by the exons ATGGCGGACTATTCCACGGTGCCCCCTCCTGCCGCGGGCGCGCCCGGGGGAGGTGGCGGCGGGGCTGGAGGAGTGAACGATGCCTTTAAAGATGCGCTGCAGAGGGCTAGGCAG ATTGCGGCGAAAATTGGAGGAGATGCTGGCACAGCAATGAATTCAAACGACTACGGTTATGGAGGGCAGAAAAGACCTCTTGAGGATGGAG ATCAACCAGATGCTAAGAAAGTTGCTCCCCAGAATGACt CTTTTGGAAATCAGCTACCACCGATGCATCAGCAGCAAAG GTCTGTGATGACTGAGGAGTACAAAGTTCCAGATGGGATGGTTGGATTCA TAATTGGCAGAGGTGGAGAGCAGATCTCACGCATACAGCAAGAATCTGGCTGTAAAATACAGATTGCACCTG ATAGTGGAGGCCTGCCTGAAAGATCATGTATGCTAACTGGGACACCAGAGTCTGTTCA GTCAGCAAAAAGATTGCTTGATCAGATAGTTGAAAAGGGAAGACCTGCACCTGGATTTCATCATGGTGATGGACCTGGAAATGCAGTCCAAGAAATTATGATTCCAGCAAGTAAAGCAGGATTAGTTATTGGGAAAGGTGGCGAGACAATTAAACAATTACAG GAGCGAGCAGGTGTCAAAATGGTCATGATTCAAGATGGCCCACAGAACACTGGTGCAGATAAGCCCCTTAGGATAACTGGAGACCCTTATAAAGTTCAG CAAGCCAAGGAAATGGTGCTGGAGTTAATTCGTGATCAAGGTGGCTTTAGAGAGGTGCGCAACGAATATGGGTCAAGAATAGGAGGAAATGAAGGGATAGAC gttcCAATACCACGATTTGCTGTAGGTATTGTAATTGGAAGAAATGGAGAGATGATTAAAAAGATCCAGAATGATGCTGGTGTTAGGATCCAGTTCAAGCCAG ATGATGGAACAACTCCAGATAGAATAGCCCAGATCACAGGGCCTCCTGACAGATGTCAGCATGCTGCAGAAATTATTACAGATCTCCTTCGCAGTGTTCAG GCTGGTAACCCTGGTGGACCAGGACCTGGTGGTCGAGGAAGGGGTAGAGGCCAAGGCAACTGGAACATGGGGCCTCCTGGTGGATTACAAGAGTTCAATTTTATTGTCCCTACTGGCAAAACTGGATTAATCATTGGAAAAg GTGGTGAAACTATTAAAAGTATAAGCCAACAGTCTGGTGCTAGAATAGAACTTCAGAGAAATCCTCCACCTAATGCAGATCCAAACATGAAGATGTTTACTATCCGTGGAACACCCCAGCAAATAGATTATGCACGACAACTTATAGAAGAAAAGATTGGA GGTCCAGTGAATCCATTGGGTCCACCTGTTCCCCATGGTCCCCATGGTGTTGTTCCTGGCCCGCATGGACCTCCTGGGCCACCAGGTCCTGGTGCTCCCATGGGACCATATAATCCAGCTCCTTATAACCCAGGCCCTCCTGGTCCTGCACCTCA TGGTCCTCCAGCTCCATATgctccacagggatggggaaatgCTTATCCGCACTGGCAGCCGCCAAACCCTCCAGACCCAG GTAAGCCAGGAACAGATCCCAATTCAGCAGCGTGGGCAGCTTATTATGCTCACTATTATCAGCAGCAAGCACAGCCaccacctgcagcccctcctggtggACCAGCTACAACCCAAACCAATGGACAAG GAGATCAGCCAAatccagcaccagcagggcaggtTGACTATACCAAGGCCTGGGAGGAGTACTACAAAAAAATGG GTCAGGCTGTTCCTgcccctgctggggctcctccGGGCGGGCAGCCAGATTACAGCGCAGCGTGGGCTGAGTACTACAGGCAGCAGGCAGCGTACTACGCTCAGACAAGTCCACAGGGAATGCCACAGCATCCTCCAGCACCACAG acatTTAATCATCACTGA
- the FUBP1 gene encoding far upstream element-binding protein 1 isoform X2 — protein sequence MADYSTVPPPAAGAPGGGGGGAGGVNDAFKDALQRARQIAAKIGGDAGTAMNSNDYGYGGQKRPLEDGDQPDAKKVAPQNDSFGNQLPPMHQQQRSVMTEEYKVPDGMVGFIIGRGGEQISRIQQESGCKIQIAPDSGGLPERSCMLTGTPESVQSAKRLLDQIVEKGRPAPGFHHGDGPGNAVQEIMIPASKAGLVIGKGGETIKQLQERAGVKMVMIQDGPQNTGADKPLRITGDPYKVQQAKEMVLELIRDQGGFREVPIPRFAVGIVIGRNGEMIKKIQNDAGVRIQFKPDDGTTPDRIAQITGPPDRCQHAAEIITDLLRSVQAGNPGGPGPGGRGRGRGQGNWNMGPPGGLQEFNFIVPTGKTGLIIGKGGETIKSISQQSGARIELQRNPPPNADPNMKMFTIRGTPQQIDYARQLIEEKIGGPVNPLGPPVPHGPHGVVPGPHGPPGPPGPGAPMGPYNPAPYNPGPPGPAPHGPPAPYAPQGWGNAYPHWQPPNPPDPGKPGTDPNSAAWAAYYAHYYQQQAQPPPAAPPGGPATTQTNGQGDQPNPAPAGQVDYTKAWEEYYKKMGQAVPAPAGAPPGGQPDYSAAWAEYYRQQAAYYAQTSPQGMPQHPPAPQTFNHH from the exons ATGGCGGACTATTCCACGGTGCCCCCTCCTGCCGCGGGCGCGCCCGGGGGAGGTGGCGGCGGGGCTGGAGGAGTGAACGATGCCTTTAAAGATGCGCTGCAGAGGGCTAGGCAG ATTGCGGCGAAAATTGGAGGAGATGCTGGCACAGCAATGAATTCAAACGACTACGGTTATGGAGGGCAGAAAAGACCTCTTGAGGATGGAG ATCAACCAGATGCTAAGAAAGTTGCTCCCCAGAATGACt CTTTTGGAAATCAGCTACCACCGATGCATCAGCAGCAAAG GTCTGTGATGACTGAGGAGTACAAAGTTCCAGATGGGATGGTTGGATTCA TAATTGGCAGAGGTGGAGAGCAGATCTCACGCATACAGCAAGAATCTGGCTGTAAAATACAGATTGCACCTG ATAGTGGAGGCCTGCCTGAAAGATCATGTATGCTAACTGGGACACCAGAGTCTGTTCA GTCAGCAAAAAGATTGCTTGATCAGATAGTTGAAAAGGGAAGACCTGCACCTGGATTTCATCATGGTGATGGACCTGGAAATGCAGTCCAAGAAATTATGATTCCAGCAAGTAAAGCAGGATTAGTTATTGGGAAAGGTGGCGAGACAATTAAACAATTACAG GAGCGAGCAGGTGTCAAAATGGTCATGATTCAAGATGGCCCACAGAACACTGGTGCAGATAAGCCCCTTAGGATAACTGGAGACCCTTATAAAGTTCAG CAAGCCAAGGAAATGGTGCTGGAGTTAATTCGTGATCAAGGTGGCTTTAGAGAG gttcCAATACCACGATTTGCTGTAGGTATTGTAATTGGAAGAAATGGAGAGATGATTAAAAAGATCCAGAATGATGCTGGTGTTAGGATCCAGTTCAAGCCAG ATGATGGAACAACTCCAGATAGAATAGCCCAGATCACAGGGCCTCCTGACAGATGTCAGCATGCTGCAGAAATTATTACAGATCTCCTTCGCAGTGTTCAG GCTGGTAACCCTGGTGGACCAGGACCTGGTGGTCGAGGAAGGGGTAGAGGCCAAGGCAACTGGAACATGGGGCCTCCTGGTGGATTACAAGAGTTCAATTTTATTGTCCCTACTGGCAAAACTGGATTAATCATTGGAAAAg GTGGTGAAACTATTAAAAGTATAAGCCAACAGTCTGGTGCTAGAATAGAACTTCAGAGAAATCCTCCACCTAATGCAGATCCAAACATGAAGATGTTTACTATCCGTGGAACACCCCAGCAAATAGATTATGCACGACAACTTATAGAAGAAAAGATTGGA GGTCCAGTGAATCCATTGGGTCCACCTGTTCCCCATGGTCCCCATGGTGTTGTTCCTGGCCCGCATGGACCTCCTGGGCCACCAGGTCCTGGTGCTCCCATGGGACCATATAATCCAGCTCCTTATAACCCAGGCCCTCCTGGTCCTGCACCTCA TGGTCCTCCAGCTCCATATgctccacagggatggggaaatgCTTATCCGCACTGGCAGCCGCCAAACCCTCCAGACCCAG GTAAGCCAGGAACAGATCCCAATTCAGCAGCGTGGGCAGCTTATTATGCTCACTATTATCAGCAGCAAGCACAGCCaccacctgcagcccctcctggtggACCAGCTACAACCCAAACCAATGGACAAG GAGATCAGCCAAatccagcaccagcagggcaggtTGACTATACCAAGGCCTGGGAGGAGTACTACAAAAAAATGG GTCAGGCTGTTCCTgcccctgctggggctcctccGGGCGGGCAGCCAGATTACAGCGCAGCGTGGGCTGAGTACTACAGGCAGCAGGCAGCGTACTACGCTCAGACAAGTCCACAGGGAATGCCACAGCATCCTCCAGCACCACAG acatTTAATCATCACTGA
- the FUBP1 gene encoding far upstream element-binding protein 1 isoform X3, which produces MADYSTVPPPAAGAPGGGGGGAGGVNDAFKDALQRARQIAAKIGGDAGTAMNSNDYGYGGQKRPLEDGDGSWTSPSSTTHWEGMPSPFKDQPDAKKVAPQNDSFGNQLPPMHQQQRSVMTEEYKVPDGMVGFIIGRGGEQISRIQQESGCKIQIAPDSGGLPERSCMLTGTPESVQSAKRLLDQIVEKGRPAPGFHHGDGPGNAVQEIMIPASKAGLVIGKGGETIKQLQERAGVKMVMIQDGPQNTGADKPLRITGDPYKVQQAKEMVLELIRDQGGFREVRNEYGSRIGGNEGIDVPIPRFAVGIVIGRNGEMIKKIQNDAGVRIQFKPDDGTTPDRIAQITGPPDRCQHAAEIITDLLRSVQAGNPGGPGPGGRGRGRGQGNWNMGPPGGLQEFNFIVPTGKTGLIIGKGGETIKSISQQSGARIELQRNPPPNADPNMKMFTIRGTPQQIDYARQLIEEKIGGPVNPLGPPVPHGPHGVVPGPHGPPGPPGPGAPMGPYNPAPYNPGPPGPAPHGPPAPYAPQGWGNAYPHWQPPNPPDPGKPGTDPNSAAWAAYYAHYYQQQAQPPPAAPPGGPATTQTNGQGDQPNPAPAGQVDYTKAWEEYYKKMGQAVPAPAGAPPGGQPDYSAAWAEYYRQQAAYYAQTSPQGMPQHPPAPQTFNHH; this is translated from the exons ATGGCGGACTATTCCACGGTGCCCCCTCCTGCCGCGGGCGCGCCCGGGGGAGGTGGCGGCGGGGCTGGAGGAGTGAACGATGCCTTTAAAGATGCGCTGCAGAGGGCTAGGCAG ATTGCGGCGAAAATTGGAGGAGATGCTGGCACAGCAATGAATTCAAACGACTACGGTTATGGAGGGCAGAAAAGACCTCTTGAGGATGGAG ATGGCTCTTGGACAAGTCCGAGCAGTACAACACACTGGGAGGGAATGCCCTCTCCTTTTAAAG ATCAACCAGATGCTAAGAAAGTTGCTCCCCAGAATGACt CTTTTGGAAATCAGCTACCACCGATGCATCAGCAGCAAAG GTCTGTGATGACTGAGGAGTACAAAGTTCCAGATGGGATGGTTGGATTCA TAATTGGCAGAGGTGGAGAGCAGATCTCACGCATACAGCAAGAATCTGGCTGTAAAATACAGATTGCACCTG ATAGTGGAGGCCTGCCTGAAAGATCATGTATGCTAACTGGGACACCAGAGTCTGTTCA GTCAGCAAAAAGATTGCTTGATCAGATAGTTGAAAAGGGAAGACCTGCACCTGGATTTCATCATGGTGATGGACCTGGAAATGCAGTCCAAGAAATTATGATTCCAGCAAGTAAAGCAGGATTAGTTATTGGGAAAGGTGGCGAGACAATTAAACAATTACAG GAGCGAGCAGGTGTCAAAATGGTCATGATTCAAGATGGCCCACAGAACACTGGTGCAGATAAGCCCCTTAGGATAACTGGAGACCCTTATAAAGTTCAG CAAGCCAAGGAAATGGTGCTGGAGTTAATTCGTGATCAAGGTGGCTTTAGAGAGGTGCGCAACGAATATGGGTCAAGAATAGGAGGAAATGAAGGGATAGAC gttcCAATACCACGATTTGCTGTAGGTATTGTAATTGGAAGAAATGGAGAGATGATTAAAAAGATCCAGAATGATGCTGGTGTTAGGATCCAGTTCAAGCCAG ATGATGGAACAACTCCAGATAGAATAGCCCAGATCACAGGGCCTCCTGACAGATGTCAGCATGCTGCAGAAATTATTACAGATCTCCTTCGCAGTGTTCAG GCTGGTAACCCTGGTGGACCAGGACCTGGTGGTCGAGGAAGGGGTAGAGGCCAAGGCAACTGGAACATGGGGCCTCCTGGTGGATTACAAGAGTTCAATTTTATTGTCCCTACTGGCAAAACTGGATTAATCATTGGAAAAg GTGGTGAAACTATTAAAAGTATAAGCCAACAGTCTGGTGCTAGAATAGAACTTCAGAGAAATCCTCCACCTAATGCAGATCCAAACATGAAGATGTTTACTATCCGTGGAACACCCCAGCAAATAGATTATGCACGACAACTTATAGAAGAAAAGATTGGA GGTCCAGTGAATCCATTGGGTCCACCTGTTCCCCATGGTCCCCATGGTGTTGTTCCTGGCCCGCATGGACCTCCTGGGCCACCAGGTCCTGGTGCTCCCATGGGACCATATAATCCAGCTCCTTATAACCCAGGCCCTCCTGGTCCTGCACCTCA TGGTCCTCCAGCTCCATATgctccacagggatggggaaatgCTTATCCGCACTGGCAGCCGCCAAACCCTCCAGACCCAG GTAAGCCAGGAACAGATCCCAATTCAGCAGCGTGGGCAGCTTATTATGCTCACTATTATCAGCAGCAAGCACAGCCaccacctgcagcccctcctggtggACCAGCTACAACCCAAACCAATGGACAAG GAGATCAGCCAAatccagcaccagcagggcaggtTGACTATACCAAGGCCTGGGAGGAGTACTACAAAAAAATGG GTCAGGCTGTTCCTgcccctgctggggctcctccGGGCGGGCAGCCAGATTACAGCGCAGCGTGGGCTGAGTACTACAGGCAGCAGGCAGCGTACTACGCTCAGACAAGTCCACAGGGAATGCCACAGCATCCTCCAGCACCACAG acatTTAATCATCACTGA